Within the Thermosynechococcus sichuanensis E542 genome, the region TTCCCCTGCGGCGGGGGGTTTACTTCCACGATGGGACGCCGTTTAATGCAGCGGCGATGGCCTTTTCCCTTGAGCGGTTTATGAAAAGTGGCGGCCAGCCTGCTTCCCTTTTGGCGGGACGAGTGCAGGAAATTAGAGCAATCGCGGAGGATTTGCTGGAAATTCGCCTCAAGGAACCCTTTGTGGCCTTTCCCCACTTGTTGGCCTTTAGTGGTTTGTGTGCTGTTTCTCCCACAGCCTATGGCGCAGCGGGCGATCGCTTTTTGCCGACACAATTTGTGGGCACCGGTCCTTACCGTTTAGCAGCCTACAGTACGGATGGGGTGCGCCTTGAACCCTTTGCTGACTATTGGGGCACCAAACCCAAAAATGCTGGGATTCGCATACAAATTTTCTCCAGTAGTGCCAATCTCTACAATGCCTTCCGCACGGGGGCTGTTGATGTGGCGATCGGTGCTCTCGATCCCAATCAAATTCGTGCCCTCAAGGCTCAAGCGGCAACAAAGCACTGGCAGGTCATTACCGGGGCAGGCAACGCTGTGACCGTCCTCAGTATCAATTTGCGCCAACCCCCTTGGGATCAACTGGCAGCGCGGCAAGTTTTGGCGGCCAGTATCAATCGTCAACGCCTCGCGGAACGGGTCTTTTTGGGGGAGGCCGAACCCCTGTACTCCTTGGTGCCGAGCTTATTTCCTGTGAGTGAACCCGTCTTTCGCGATCGCTATGGAGATGGGGATTCGAGCCAAATAGACCACTGGTTGCAGAACACGACCATTTCACCAGAGCAGCCCTTGGTGGTCAACCTTTGGTACCGTGCCAATGTCCCCAGTAATGTATTGGCGGCAACAGTTCTTAAAGCTTCACTAGAGCGGGATTTGGGCGATCGCGTTCAGGTGCAATTGGACAGTGCCGACTCCGCCACCATCTACCGCAATTTAGAAAGTGGGGCTTACCCCTTAGTCTTGCTCGACTGGTATGGTGACTTTTACGATGCCGATAACTACCTTGAACCCTTCCTGAGTTGCGATCGCGGTTCTGTGGAAACAGGCTGTGAAAGTGGCGCCAGTGCGGCGTGGGGATCCTTTTTCTATAGTCCTGCGGCCAACGACTTGATTGTGGCCAGTCGGCGTGAGGCCGATTCCCAACGCCGTGGGGTACTATTGCGTCAGCTTCAGGAACTCAATGCCGAGGCCGTAGCCTTTTTGCCCCTGTGGCAGAGTGAAACCACCCTCTTTGCCCAACCGCAGTTGCGTGGGTTAGCCCTTGATGTCAACCAGCTCTTTGCCTTTGCCCCCCTGCAGAAAGCCCCAAAAGATCAATGAGTCCCCGCAAGCAACGCTTGGATAGTCTTCTTGTGGAGCGGCACCTGTGTGAGAGCCGCCAACAGGCACAACGCTGGATTCGCGCTGGGGAAGTGCAGGTGAACCATGTGCCCATTGATAAACCGGGTACCCTCGTTGCTGTGGACGCCACGATTCAGGTGAAGGCGAAATCTATCTATGTTTCGCGGGGGGGTGAAAAACTTGCCCATGCTCTAGGGTTTTTTCCTGTGGTGGTGCGCGATCGCGTGTGTTTAGATGGCGGTATTTCCACGGGCGGCTTTACGGATTGTCTGCTGCAAGCAGGCGCCAAATTGGTCTATGGCATTGATGTCGGCTATGGCCAAGTGGATTGGAAGCTACGCCAAGACCCGCGTGTTATCCTCAGGGAACGCACCAACCTGCGCTATCTAACCCCTGCTGATCTCTACACTGACGATGCGCCCCGCCCCGATCTTGGGGTAGTGGATGTCTCTTTTATTTCCCTGACTAAAGTTTTACCCGCCCTATGGGAATTACTGCTGCCGCCGCGGGAGCTAATTGCTCTGATTAAGCCGCAGTTTGAAGTGGGGCGCGATCGCCTTGGCAAAAATGGTGTGGTGCGCGATGCTAAGGCACGTCAAGAAGCCGTGGATCAGGTGATTGCAGCCGCCAAAGCTTTGGGCTGGCAGTGCTATGGTGTGACTCCCTCACCCATTTTGGGGCCTGCGGGCAATCAGGAATTCTTGGCCTATTTTTCCTGTAGTGCTGTGGCGAATGCTTCCCTAGAAAAGGAGATGGTATCATCATCCTGACAAAAATGACGGTTTTCTGAGAATGCAGCAAGTGGCACCCTTTATTCCCCCTTGGGCAAAATGGCTCAATGGCATCTTTTTGGTGTGCTTAGGACTGGGCATTCTTGCCTTTTGTGGCTACCTTTATTCCTTTCGTGAGACGTTGCTACTGTACGCGCCGTTTCTCCTTCAGGCGGCAATGACAACGTTTCTAATCTCAGTCTTTAGTTTGCTCTTGGCGGTGATCTTGGGGGCGATCGCCACATGGGCGAGGTTGCATTCTGCCCCCCCTTTGCGCTGGCTCAGCACGATTTACATTGAATTTGTGCGCGGTACCCCGACACTGGTGCAACTGCTGGTATGGGGCTTTGGCATTGGTGGTCTCTTGAGTCGGTGGGGGTTTGATCCTCGGCAAATTGCCTTTGATGTCATGACTGTGTTGCAAAGTAACCGCTTGGTGTCGCCCCTGTTTAACTACATTTTCTACGGCATTCTTGGCTTGGGCTTTAACTATGGTGCCTACTTGAGTGAAGTCTTTCGCAGTGGCCTAGAGGGGGTTCCCAAGGGACAAACGGAAGCCAGCCTCAGCTTGGGTCTGTCAGGTCGGCAAACTCTATGGCGAATTATTCTACCCCAAGCCATTTTGATTATCCTGCCCCCCTTTACCAATAACTTCATTACGCTGATCCAAGACTGCGCCCTCTTGGTGGTGATTGGTGTGCCCGAACTCCAAAACATGACGAGCACCTTTGCTAATCCCATTACTGATCCGCAGCGGAAGCTCTTTGTCTATGTTTTGGGTGCGATGTTCTACTTTGCCCTCTGTTTTCCTCTGTCACGGCTCTGCCGCTTCCTTGAGCGCCGGTGGTAGCGCTCGGCTACTTCATAATCAAAACCGTTATGAGTATGATATAGTAGACGTAGCTGTTAAAAAATGTGAACAGCCCTGTTCAACCTGTCGTAGTTAGGAGTACGAGGTTTCTTATGTCTGACTGTCTGCGCGTTGGCCAACCCGCCCCCGATTTTGA harbors:
- a CDS encoding ABC transporter substrate-binding protein, whose translation is MARRLLWGCLVLLLGLLLVACGGDVPRQGDDSIVIGTTARLRTLDPADAYENLAGLLLLNLGDRLYTYEGQDLIPQLATALPEVSEDGLTYRIPLRRGVYFHDGTPFNAAAMAFSLERFMKSGGQPASLLAGRVQEIRAIAEDLLEIRLKEPFVAFPHLLAFSGLCAVSPTAYGAAGDRFLPTQFVGTGPYRLAAYSTDGVRLEPFADYWGTKPKNAGIRIQIFSSSANLYNAFRTGAVDVAIGALDPNQIRALKAQAATKHWQVITGAGNAVTVLSINLRQPPWDQLAARQVLAASINRQRLAERVFLGEAEPLYSLVPSLFPVSEPVFRDRYGDGDSSQIDHWLQNTTISPEQPLVVNLWYRANVPSNVLAATVLKASLERDLGDRVQVQLDSADSATIYRNLESGAYPLVLLDWYGDFYDADNYLEPFLSCDRGSVETGCESGASAAWGSFFYSPAANDLIVASRREADSQRRGVLLRQLQELNAEAVAFLPLWQSETTLFAQPQLRGLALDVNQLFAFAPLQKAPKDQ
- a CDS encoding TlyA family RNA methyltransferase, giving the protein MSPRKQRLDSLLVERHLCESRQQAQRWIRAGEVQVNHVPIDKPGTLVAVDATIQVKAKSIYVSRGGEKLAHALGFFPVVVRDRVCLDGGISTGGFTDCLLQAGAKLVYGIDVGYGQVDWKLRQDPRVILRERTNLRYLTPADLYTDDAPRPDLGVVDVSFISLTKVLPALWELLLPPRELIALIKPQFEVGRDRLGKNGVVRDAKARQEAVDQVIAAAKALGWQCYGVTPSPILGPAGNQEFLAYFSCSAVANASLEKEMVSSS
- a CDS encoding amino acid ABC transporter permease; translated protein: MQQVAPFIPPWAKWLNGIFLVCLGLGILAFCGYLYSFRETLLLYAPFLLQAAMTTFLISVFSLLLAVILGAIATWARLHSAPPLRWLSTIYIEFVRGTPTLVQLLVWGFGIGGLLSRWGFDPRQIAFDVMTVLQSNRLVSPLFNYIFYGILGLGFNYGAYLSEVFRSGLEGVPKGQTEASLSLGLSGRQTLWRIILPQAILIILPPFTNNFITLIQDCALLVVIGVPELQNMTSTFANPITDPQRKLFVYVLGAMFYFALCFPLSRLCRFLERRW